The Thermoanaerobaculia bacterium genome has a window encoding:
- a CDS encoding acylphosphatase produces MKTMSYRVTGRVQGVGFRAYVVRLARECGVVGWVRNDPDGTLAAEATGTDAALLSFAAGLRMGPPGAWVETLDAFVLNEVARSPRTDFAVED; encoded by the coding sequence ATGAAGACGATGAGCTATCGCGTTACCGGGCGGGTGCAGGGTGTCGGTTTCCGCGCCTATGTGGTCCGCCTGGCGCGCGAGTGCGGCGTCGTCGGCTGGGTGCGCAATGACCCCGACGGCACGCTCGCGGCCGAGGCGACGGGGACGGATGCGGCCCTGCTGTCGTTCGCGGCCGGCTTGCGGATGGGCCCGCCCGGCGCGTGGGTGGAAACGCTGGACGCTTTCGTGCTGAATGAAGTCGCCAGGTCCCCGAGAACTGATTTCGCAGTGGAGGATTGA
- a CDS encoding adenine phosphoribosyltransferase produces MKSPGPRELISQWRIEPVEDLKRYIREVPDFPKPGINFFDITTLLKDPLALRMTTDRFTWIFARRPPVDKVIGIEARGYMFAPSLAYNLNAGFVPVRKPGKLPAKTVSQTYDLEYGTDRLEMHADAISPGERVLIVDDVIATGGTARAAAKLVESQGGKVVGFGFVIELTFLPGRAGLKEYEVESLIQY; encoded by the coding sequence ATGAAGTCGCCAGGTCCCCGAGAACTGATTTCGCAGTGGAGGATTGAACCGGTGGAAGATCTCAAGCGCTACATCCGCGAAGTCCCGGATTTCCCCAAGCCGGGGATCAACTTCTTCGACATCACCACGTTGCTCAAGGACCCGCTCGCCCTGCGGATGACGACCGATCGGTTCACCTGGATCTTCGCCCGCCGGCCGCCGGTCGACAAGGTCATCGGCATCGAGGCGCGCGGCTACATGTTCGCGCCGTCGCTCGCCTACAATCTCAATGCCGGTTTCGTGCCGGTGAGGAAGCCCGGGAAGCTGCCGGCGAAGACCGTTTCGCAGACCTACGACCTCGAGTACGGCACGGACCGCCTCGAGATGCACGCCGACGCCATCTCGCCGGGCGAGCGCGTTCTGATCGTCGACGACGTGATTGCCACCGGCGGCACCGCGCGGGCGGCGGCGAAGCTGGTCGAGAGCCAGGGCGGCAAGGTCGTCGGCTTCGGCTTCGTCATCGAGCTCACCTTCCTTCCCGGCCGCGCCGGCCTGAAAGAATACGAAGTCGAGTCGCTGATCCAGTACTAG
- the fabZ gene encoding 3-hydroxyacyl-ACP dehydratase FabZ, translating to MPEKPNWDVRWIMSVLPHRYPMLLIDRVLEMEPRQRIVAIKNFTINEEFFAGHFPQHPVVPGVLLVEAMAQAGGILLMHDDPEREKKLLLFMSIERARFRRPVVPGDRVHFEATVLRLKANHCKLQARALVDGVVHAEAELLSTTVDRDSIR from the coding sequence ATGCCCGAGAAGCCTAACTGGGACGTACGCTGGATCATGTCGGTCCTGCCGCATCGTTATCCGATGCTGCTGATCGATCGCGTGCTCGAGATGGAGCCGCGTCAGCGCATCGTCGCGATCAAGAACTTCACCATCAACGAGGAGTTCTTCGCGGGTCATTTCCCGCAGCATCCAGTGGTGCCGGGCGTGCTCCTGGTCGAGGCCATGGCGCAGGCGGGGGGCATCCTGCTCATGCACGACGATCCGGAGCGCGAGAAGAAGCTCCTGCTGTTCATGTCGATCGAGCGCGCCCGTTTCCGGCGCCCGGTCGTCCCCGGTGACCGGGTGCACTTCGAGGCCACGGTGCTGCGGCTCAAGGCGAACCACTGCAAGCTCCAGGCTCGCGCGCTGGTCGACGGCGTCGTACATGCCGAGGCGGAACTGCTCTCGACCACGGTCGACCGGGATTCGATCCGATGA
- the mtnP gene encoding S-methyl-5'-thioadenosine phosphorylase, with protein sequence MSDVRIGVIGGSGLYEMAGLEVEEERRIETPWGAPSDAFILGNLDGRKVVFLARHGRGHRLLPTELNFRANVYGFKTLGVEFLISVSAVGSLKEEYVPGHIVVPDQFYDRTRHRPDTFFGNGIVAHVSIADPVSKTLAAVLADSAEAEGATIHRGGCYVNMEGPTFSTRAESHAYRQMGFDIIGMTNLQEAKLSREAEIAYASLSMVTDYDCWREEEEHVTGEGVMEVLRKNVALAQRVVRRAIGALGPEVANDCADALAMSLITDPGLVPADTLQALEPLLGKYLDRTGGKLAWRR encoded by the coding sequence ATGAGTGATGTTCGGATCGGTGTGATCGGCGGCAGCGGCCTCTACGAGATGGCGGGCCTCGAGGTGGAGGAGGAGCGCAGGATCGAGACCCCCTGGGGGGCGCCCTCGGACGCCTTCATCCTGGGCAATCTCGATGGCCGCAAGGTCGTCTTCCTGGCCCGGCACGGCCGCGGTCATCGCCTGCTCCCGACAGAGCTCAACTTCCGCGCCAACGTCTACGGCTTCAAGACCCTCGGAGTCGAGTTCCTGATCTCGGTCTCGGCGGTCGGCTCGCTCAAGGAGGAATACGTTCCGGGACACATCGTCGTTCCGGACCAGTTCTACGATCGCACCCGGCACCGCCCCGATACCTTTTTCGGCAACGGCATCGTCGCCCACGTCTCGATTGCCGATCCCGTCTCGAAAACGCTCGCGGCGGTTCTCGCCGACTCCGCCGAGGCCGAGGGTGCGACGATTCATCGCGGCGGCTGCTACGTCAACATGGAAGGCCCCACGTTCTCGACCCGCGCCGAGTCGCACGCCTATCGCCAGATGGGCTTCGACATCATCGGCATGACCAACCTCCAGGAGGCGAAGCTCTCGCGCGAAGCCGAGATCGCCTACGCCTCGCTGTCGATGGTCACGGACTACGACTGCTGGCGCGAGGAGGAAGAGCACGTGACCGGCGAGGGCGTGATGGAGGTCCTGCGCAAGAACGTCGCTTTGGCCCAGCGCGTCGTGCGGCGGGCGATCGGCGCGCTCGGTCCGGAAGTGGCGAACGATTGCGCCGATGCCCTCGCGATGTCGCTCATCACCGACCCCGGCCTGGTGCCGGCCGACACGCTGCAGGCGCTCGAGCCGCTGCTCGGCAAGTACCTCGACCGCACGGGCGGAAAGCTCGCCTGGCGGCGCTGA
- the surE gene encoding 5'/3'-nucleotidase SurE, producing MTRILITNDDGVYSEGLRLLARALAPLGEVTVVAPDREQSATGHSLTLTRPLRLQKLEENWYSVDGTPTDCVNLAVLWLLKERRPDILVSGINFGLNLGDDVTYSGTVSATFEGTLLGIPSVAFSQEVAEGYSFERAAAFAGRFIAELLSATLRPDLLLNVNLPAGELQGLSFTRLGRRVYKQVVVEKEDPRGRKYYWIAGTPEWQSDSGTDHEAVASGRVSVTPLHLDLTDYRGLEGHADLRGRLGRIVSADAGNVR from the coding sequence ATGACCCGCATCCTGATCACCAACGACGACGGCGTCTACTCCGAGGGCCTGCGCCTGCTGGCGCGAGCTCTGGCGCCGCTCGGCGAGGTGACGGTGGTGGCGCCGGACCGCGAGCAGAGCGCGACCGGACACAGCCTGACGCTCACCCGGCCGCTGCGCCTGCAGAAGCTCGAGGAGAACTGGTATTCGGTCGACGGCACGCCCACCGACTGCGTCAACCTCGCGGTGCTCTGGCTGCTCAAGGAGCGGAGACCGGACATTCTCGTCTCGGGCATCAACTTCGGCCTCAATCTGGGCGACGACGTCACTTACTCGGGAACGGTGAGCGCGACCTTCGAGGGGACGCTCCTGGGCATTCCGTCGGTGGCGTTCAGCCAGGAGGTGGCCGAAGGCTACTCGTTCGAACGCGCCGCCGCATTCGCGGGACGCTTCATCGCCGAGCTGCTCTCGGCGACGCTCCGGCCGGACCTGCTGCTGAACGTGAACCTCCCGGCGGGCGAGCTGCAGGGTCTCTCATTCACCCGCCTCGGACGGCGCGTTTACAAGCAGGTCGTGGTGGAGAAGGAGGATCCGCGGGGACGCAAATACTACTGGATCGCTGGAACTCCGGAGTGGCAGTCGGACAGCGGCACCGACCACGAAGCGGTGGCCAGCGGACGGGTTTCGGTGACGCCGCTGCATCTCGACCTTACGGACTACCGCGGCCTCGAAGGCCACGCCGACCTGCGCGGCCGTCTCGGCCGCATCGTGAGCGCCGACGCCGGCAATGTTCGCTGA
- the lpxA gene encoding acyl-ACP--UDP-N-acetylglucosamine O-acyltransferase: MSGLHPLAVIDGSARIGDGVTVGPFAVIGPDVTIGDRTEIGAHVQIHGPTVIGVENRVYPSVCLGMDPQDLKFSGETVRLQVGDRNTIREFTTFHRGTGKGGGLTTVGNDNLFMVYSHVAHDCHVGSRTIFANCATLAGHVEVGDDSVVGAFSAVQQFGRVGHHAYVGGYTRLLVDALPYVKTVGLRPAVFGVNRIGLRRKGLDDERIRTIEKAMRIFLRSGLNTTQALERLEAEFPGAPDVEYLIRFVRSAKRGVVKALPTHRGAGDAGGD; the protein is encoded by the coding sequence ATGAGCGGCCTGCATCCGCTGGCGGTCATCGACGGCAGCGCCCGGATCGGCGACGGGGTCACCGTCGGTCCGTTCGCGGTGATCGGTCCCGACGTCACGATCGGCGATCGCACCGAGATCGGCGCGCACGTCCAGATCCACGGTCCGACGGTCATCGGCGTGGAGAATCGCGTCTATCCCAGCGTCTGCCTGGGTATGGATCCGCAGGACCTCAAGTTCTCCGGCGAGACGGTGCGGCTGCAGGTGGGCGATCGCAACACCATCCGCGAATTCACCACTTTTCACCGTGGCACCGGCAAGGGCGGCGGCCTCACGACCGTCGGTAACGACAATCTGTTCATGGTCTACAGCCACGTCGCCCACGACTGCCATGTCGGCAGCCGGACGATCTTCGCCAATTGCGCGACTCTCGCCGGGCACGTCGAAGTCGGCGACGACTCGGTCGTCGGCGCCTTCTCGGCGGTGCAGCAGTTCGGCCGCGTGGGGCATCACGCCTACGTCGGCGGCTATACGCGGCTGCTGGTCGACGCGCTGCCCTACGTCAAGACGGTGGGGCTGCGCCCGGCGGTCTTCGGCGTCAACCGCATCGGTCTGCGTCGTAAGGGGCTCGACGACGAGCGCATCCGCACGATCGAGAAGGCGATGCGCATCTTTCTGCGCTCCGGACTCAACACGACGCAGGCCCTCGAGCGCCTGGAGGCGGAGTTCCCTGGCGCGCCGGACGTCGAGTACCTGATCCGGTTCGTGCGCAGCGCCAAACGGGGCGTGGTCAAGGCACTGCCGACCCACCGGGGCGCGGGAGATGCCGGTGGCGACTGA
- the lpxD gene encoding UDP-3-O-(3-hydroxymyristoyl)glucosamine N-acyltransferase, with translation MNFSLGELAERVGGEVQGSPARQLDGVRTLSEAGPTHLSFLTSPSYLEQAVASAAGAVLVGRKTLLPGRDLLRCAEPQLALAAILRLFHPVAAVTPGVHSTAVVGAECQVAASAAIAPYVVLGRGVTVGEGSVLHPHVVVGEGCRIGARVVLHPHVVLYPGVHLADGVEIHAGTVLGSDGFGYASVRGVHHKIPQVGRVEIGADVEIGALTAIDRALLGATSIGAGTKIDNLVQVGHNVVVGDRSILCGQVGIAGSARIGSGVVMGGRAGSAGHLTIGDGAQLAAAAVVLQSVDAGTAVAGAPAIPIAVWRRQQAIFRRLPEIWKRLRALEQKTGTKDGGDDRDTGNAGSAADAREA, from the coding sequence TTGAATTTTTCGCTCGGAGAACTGGCCGAGCGGGTGGGCGGAGAGGTGCAGGGCTCGCCGGCCCGGCAGCTGGACGGAGTGCGGACGCTCTCCGAGGCGGGCCCGACGCACCTTTCCTTTCTGACCAGTCCGAGCTACCTCGAACAGGCGGTCGCGAGCGCGGCCGGGGCGGTGCTGGTGGGGCGCAAGACCCTGCTCCCGGGCCGCGACCTCCTGCGATGCGCGGAGCCGCAGCTCGCCCTGGCGGCGATCCTGCGGCTCTTTCACCCCGTCGCCGCCGTCACTCCCGGTGTCCATTCGACCGCTGTCGTGGGGGCGGAGTGCCAGGTCGCGGCCTCCGCTGCCATCGCGCCCTATGTCGTGCTGGGCCGCGGGGTGACGGTGGGTGAGGGCTCCGTGCTCCATCCCCACGTGGTGGTGGGGGAGGGGTGCCGGATCGGTGCCCGAGTCGTTCTGCATCCCCACGTCGTGCTCTATCCCGGCGTCCACCTGGCGGACGGCGTCGAGATTCACGCCGGGACGGTTCTGGGTAGCGACGGCTTCGGCTATGCGAGCGTGCGCGGGGTGCATCACAAGATTCCGCAGGTCGGACGGGTCGAGATCGGCGCCGACGTCGAGATCGGCGCCCTGACCGCGATCGACCGTGCCTTGCTCGGCGCGACCTCGATCGGCGCTGGAACCAAGATCGACAACCTCGTTCAGGTCGGACACAATGTGGTGGTGGGGGACCGATCGATCCTCTGCGGCCAGGTGGGAATCGCCGGCAGTGCCCGGATCGGCTCCGGGGTGGTCATGGGCGGCCGGGCCGGATCGGCCGGCCATCTCACGATCGGCGACGGCGCCCAGCTGGCGGCGGCGGCGGTCGTGCTGCAGTCGGTGGACGCCGGTACCGCGGTCGCCGGCGCGCCGGCGATTCCGATCGCCGTCTGGCGGCGCCAGCAGGCGATCTTCCGCCGGCTGCCGGAGATCTGGAAAAGGTTGCGGGCACTCGAACAGAAGACGGGGACCAAGGATGGCGGAGACGACAGGGACACCGGGAATGCCGGCAGCGCCGCAGATGCCCGAGAAGCCTAA
- a CDS encoding Gfo/Idh/MocA family oxidoreductase produces MATEPQAAPAQGNLRHLRHLRMGVFGIGSLGRHHTRILSAFEGVTLEGIFDTRPDVAAAVAAEHGARVASSFDDLAGRIDAAVLAAPTTLHGELGLALLERGVHLLVEKPIASSLAEADALIAAAEARDLVLAVGHVEFHNPAVQALLDAGSGPRFIEIERLGTFSPRSLDVDVILDLMIHDLQILQAMDSSPVVEVRATGIPVLSERIDIANARLAFASGLVANVTASRVSGERVRKLRAFFPDRYLSLDYQAQEIKGYRLDLSAGGRAILPANPPVEKAEPLLCELAAFVASCKGHRVRQVDGRAGRRALATALEVVAAAVPAAATAVGAGAA; encoded by the coding sequence GTGGCGACTGAGCCGCAGGCCGCCCCGGCGCAGGGGAATCTCCGGCATCTCCGGCATCTCCGGATGGGCGTCTTCGGGATCGGCTCTCTCGGCCGGCATCACACCCGGATCCTCTCGGCCTTCGAGGGGGTAACCCTCGAAGGGATCTTCGATACCCGGCCTGATGTGGCAGCGGCGGTCGCCGCCGAGCACGGCGCCAGGGTCGCCTCGAGCTTCGACGATCTGGCCGGCAGGATCGACGCCGCCGTGCTCGCGGCTCCGACGACGCTGCACGGCGAGCTCGGGCTGGCGCTCCTCGAGCGCGGTGTTCACCTCCTGGTCGAGAAGCCGATCGCTTCGAGCCTCGCGGAGGCCGACGCCCTGATCGCCGCGGCGGAGGCCCGGGACCTCGTCCTCGCCGTGGGCCACGTGGAGTTCCACAATCCGGCCGTGCAGGCGCTGCTCGATGCCGGCTCCGGCCCTCGTTTCATCGAGATCGAGCGCCTCGGCACCTTCTCGCCACGCAGCCTCGACGTCGACGTCATCCTCGACTTGATGATCCACGACCTGCAGATACTTCAGGCCATGGACTCTTCGCCGGTCGTCGAAGTCCGTGCCACCGGCATTCCCGTGCTCTCCGAGCGCATCGACATCGCCAATGCCCGACTCGCCTTCGCGTCCGGCCTGGTGGCGAACGTCACCGCTTCGCGGGTCTCCGGCGAGCGCGTCCGCAAGCTCCGCGCCTTCTTCCCCGACCGCTACCTTTCGCTCGACTACCAGGCCCAGGAGATCAAGGGCTATCGCCTCGACCTCTCCGCGGGCGGGCGCGCCATCCTGCCGGCGAATCCGCCGGTCGAGAAGGCGGAGCCGCTGCTTTGCGAGCTGGCGGCGTTCGTCGCCTCCTGCAAGGGGCACCGCGTCCGCCAGGTGGACGGCCGCGCCGGCCGGCGCGCGCTCGCCACCGCCCTCGAAGTCGTGGCCGCCGCCGTGCCGGCGGCCGCTACCGCCGTCGGGGCCGGGGCGGCGTGA
- a CDS encoding tetratricopeptide repeat protein, protein MILMAVGGVAAAIVIAASVVLWISSRKSGSNELLAEALRVDGAAVVATGANPADPARPTFASESARRARAKELFTELDSRYGGSKTGRVAKLYLAQIAVAENDKEKAKQLWQAFLDAEPAGALQATARVNLYKLEREQGRGAQLAEELKKMLEQADKPLPTDVILFELGLTYEALGQGDDARAAYRRIVDEYPQSPYIADAQREAGTAPAGT, encoded by the coding sequence ATGATCCTGATGGCCGTCGGCGGCGTCGCGGCGGCGATCGTCATCGCGGCTTCGGTCGTGCTCTGGATCTCTTCCCGCAAGAGCGGGTCGAACGAACTGCTGGCCGAGGCCCTGCGGGTGGACGGCGCCGCCGTCGTCGCGACCGGCGCGAACCCGGCGGACCCCGCGCGCCCGACGTTCGCCTCCGAGTCGGCTCGCCGCGCGCGGGCGAAGGAGCTCTTCACCGAGCTCGACAGCCGCTACGGCGGCAGCAAGACCGGTCGCGTCGCCAAGCTCTACCTGGCCCAGATCGCGGTCGCGGAGAACGACAAGGAGAAGGCGAAGCAGCTCTGGCAGGCATTCCTCGACGCCGAGCCGGCCGGGGCGCTTCAGGCGACGGCACGGGTCAATCTCTACAAGCTCGAGCGCGAGCAGGGACGCGGCGCGCAACTGGCCGAAGAGCTCAAGAAGATGCTCGAGCAGGCCGACAAGCCGCTGCCGACCGATGTCATCCTTTTCGAGCTGGGACTCACCTACGAGGCCCTCGGTCAGGGCGACGACGCCCGGGCTGCCTACCGCCGGATCGTCGACGAGTACCCGCAGTCCCCCTACATCGCCGACGCCCAGCGGGAGGCCGGAACGGCTCCCGCCGGGACTTAA
- a CDS encoding protein-L-isoaspartate(D-aspartate) O-methyltransferase — MFADTFSREQMVRELIEARGVRDPKVLAAMREVPRHLFVRTHLRSQAYGDHALPIGDAQTISQPYIVARMSELLEVEPTHKVLEIGTGTGYQTAILARLARWVYSLERIPELAHQAIRRMRQLEILNVKIQAFDGTVGWSEVAPFDRILVTAGAPTVPKPLLDQLAPKGKLLVPEGARSGQQLVLYERLARGMRRRELEPVAFVPLVGRFGWRDPGAGPDSR; from the coding sequence ATGTTCGCTGATACCTTCTCCCGGGAGCAGATGGTGCGCGAGCTCATCGAGGCTCGGGGTGTGCGCGATCCGAAGGTTCTCGCCGCGATGCGCGAAGTCCCCCGCCACCTGTTCGTGCGCACCCATCTGCGCAGCCAGGCCTACGGCGATCATGCCCTGCCGATCGGCGACGCGCAGACGATCTCGCAGCCCTACATCGTGGCACGGATGAGCGAGCTGCTCGAGGTGGAGCCGACCCACAAGGTGCTCGAGATCGGCACCGGGACGGGCTACCAGACGGCGATCCTCGCCCGCCTGGCGCGCTGGGTCTACAGTCTGGAGCGGATCCCCGAGCTCGCCCACCAGGCGATTCGCCGGATGCGCCAGCTCGAAATCCTGAACGTGAAGATCCAGGCGTTCGACGGCACCGTCGGCTGGAGCGAAGTCGCGCCCTTCGACCGCATTCTGGTGACCGCGGGCGCGCCGACCGTGCCCAAACCGCTGCTCGATCAGCTGGCTCCGAAAGGCAAGCTCCTGGTCCCCGAGGGCGCTCGCAGCGGCCAGCAGCTGGTGCTCTACGAACGCCTCGCCCGCGGCATGCGGCGCCGCGAGCTCGAGCCGGTGGCCTTCGTGCCCCTGGTCGGCCGCTTCGGTTGGCGGGACCCCGGCGCGGGCCCCGATTCCAGATGA